A portion of the Drosophila sechellia strain sech25 chromosome 2R, ASM438219v1, whole genome shotgun sequence genome contains these proteins:
- the LOC6608034 gene encoding retinol dehydrogenase 13 isoform X1: MCIFIDCLLSPLIVWPAIIGVGIYFLKEYMQGGKFTKDTDETGKVFIVTGANTGIGKETALEIARRGGTVYLACRNMNRCEKARKDIIKETNNQNIFSRELDLSSLDSIRKFVDGFKKEQPKLHVLINNAGVMRCPKTLTKDGYELQLGVNHIGHFLLTNLLLDVLKNSAPSRIVVVSSLAHARGSINVADLNSEKSYDEGLAYSQSKLANVLFTRELAKRLEGSGVTVNALHPGVVDTELARNWAFFQTNLVKFFLKPMIWPLLKTPKSGAQTSIYAALDPELKNISGLYFSDCKPKPVAPGALDDKVAKFLWAESEKWTGLDKLEANK, translated from the exons ATGTGCATTTTCATCGATTGTTTATTGAGCCCCTTGATTGTGTGGCCAGCTATTATCGGCGTGGGCATCTACTTCTTGAA GGAGTACATGCAAGGTGGAAAGTTTACGAAGGACACCGATGAGACCGGAAAGGTATTCATTGTGACCGGTGCCAACACGGGCATTGGCAAGGAGACGGCTCTGGAGATAGCCAGACGTGGGGGAACTGTGTACTTGGCTTGCAGGAATATGAACCGGTGCGAGAAGGCGCGCAAGGACATCATCAAGGAGACAAATAACCAGAATATATTCTCTCGAGAGCTGGACCTAAGTTCCCTGGACTCCATTCGCAAATTTGTTGATGG CTTCAAGAAGGAGCAACCCAAGCTTCACGTCCTGATCAATAATGCCGGTGTGATGCGCTGTCCCAAGACCCTGACCAAGGATGGCTACGAACTGCAGTTGGGAGTAAATCATATTGGTCACTTTTTGCTGACTAACTTGCTGCTCGACGTGCTCAAG AACTCGGCTCCCAGTCGCATTGTCGTTGTGTCCAGTCTGGCACATGCGCGTGGCTCCATTAACGTGGCCGACCTGAACAGCGAGAAGTCGTATGATGAGGGCCTAGCCTACAGCCAGAGCAAGTTGGCCAACGTCCTGTTCACCCGGGAATTGGCCAAGCGCCTGGAGGGCAGCGGAGTCACAGTAAATGCCCTTCACCCTGGTGTTGTGGACACTGAACTGGCGCGGAACTGGGCCTTCTTCCAGACAAACCTTGTGAA GTTCTTTTTGAAGCCAATGATTTGGCCGCTATTAAAGACACCGAAAAGTGGAGCACAGACCTCGATCTATGCTGCTTTGGATCCGGAACTGAAGAACATCTCTGGCCTGTACTTCAGTGACTGCAAACCAAAGCCTGTGGCTCCTGGTGCCTTGGACGATAAGGTTGCCAAGTTCCTGTGGGCCGAGAGCGAGAAATGGACTGGCTTAGATAAGCTGGAAGCTAATAAGTAA
- the LOC6608034 gene encoding retinol dehydrogenase 14 isoform X2 has translation MRCPKTLTKDGYELQLGVNHIGHFLLTNLLLDVLKNSAPSRIVVVSSLAHARGSINVADLNSEKSYDEGLAYSQSKLANVLFTRELAKRLEGSGVTVNALHPGVVDTELARNWAFFQTNLVKFFLKPMIWPLLKTPKSGAQTSIYAALDPELKNISGLYFSDCKPKPVAPGALDDKVAKFLWAESEKWTGLDKLEANK, from the exons ATGCGCTGTCCCAAGACCCTGACCAAGGATGGCTACGAACTGCAGTTGGGAGTAAATCATATTGGTCACTTTTTGCTGACTAACTTGCTGCTCGACGTGCTCAAG AACTCGGCTCCCAGTCGCATTGTCGTTGTGTCCAGTCTGGCACATGCGCGTGGCTCCATTAACGTGGCCGACCTGAACAGCGAGAAGTCGTATGATGAGGGCCTAGCCTACAGCCAGAGCAAGTTGGCCAACGTCCTGTTCACCCGGGAATTGGCCAAGCGCCTGGAGGGCAGCGGAGTCACAGTAAATGCCCTTCACCCTGGTGTTGTGGACACTGAACTGGCGCGGAACTGGGCCTTCTTCCAGACAAACCTTGTGAA GTTCTTTTTGAAGCCAATGATTTGGCCGCTATTAAAGACACCGAAAAGTGGAGCACAGACCTCGATCTATGCTGCTTTGGATCCGGAACTGAAGAACATCTCTGGCCTGTACTTCAGTGACTGCAAACCAAAGCCTGTGGCTCCTGGTGCCTTGGACGATAAGGTTGCCAAGTTCCTGTGGGCCGAGAGCGAGAAATGGACTGGCTTAGATAAGCTGGAAGCTAATAAGTAA
- the LOC6608035 gene encoding dynactin subunit 4, whose product MSFMQPSPVKYACSCGILNPINMLFFCRHCPKLRCGFCVTHEIESHFCSNCLENIPSTEARHKKNCCANCFDCPCCQHTLSARASTVPVVRKSEEAKEPKDGESKGEASPPVPASSKPSAVPTTKKMYYLSCLSCRWTTRDVGIPDQGVATGTWPDNECLYQARFNALVEYFQAVVLQEKQEKLEFMRRKAPKQHKFPSLTDRTGLTVSLIRRQIGWNDKAPKAKAVIAPAEATAEVEGLPENIFTEPLNLRNVTTITQRHSQPADQPTAVGSLYPQRRSLWIKRSLRCRQCEHNLIKPEYHPTSIKYRIQHFASYHVPEVVMVRCEQPLVAGKSNAILLKLTNPTIYDMTIRLLTASPPDDPQLSTEATRVAKEEPISSSPLLKAVGITLSRQNSTREVKRDVIDVSNAEIVPLESEFVLNQRDDSKEFDEDVQLSTEEPKFIVWRKGNKVLLRLQFTPADELPGLADVILGFYMQYTYVNTVNNAQEKREPTTHVLHSRVFITAGATEQKAN is encoded by the coding sequence ATGAGCTTCATGCAACCGAGTCCCGTTAAGTATGCGTGCTCCTGCGGCATACTGAACCCGATCAACATGCTGTTCTTCTGCCGCCACTGCCCCAAGCTGCGCTGTGGCTTCTGCGTGACGCACGAGATCGAGTCGCACTTCTGCTCCAACTGCCTGGAAAACATTCCCTCAACAGAGGCGCGTCACAAGAAAAACTGCTGTGCGAACTGCTTCGACTGTCCCTGCTGCCAGCACACCCTTTCCGCCAGAGCATCCACCGTTCCGGTGGTGCGCAAGTCAGAGGAGGCGAAGGAACCAAAGGATGGCGAGTCAAAGGGCGAAGCCTCGCCCCCAGTTCCGGCGAGCAGCAAGCCCTCTGCGGTGCCCACCACAAAGAAGATGTACTATTTGTCGTGCTTGTCCTGCCGATGGACAACGCGAGATGTGGGCATTCCCGACCAAGGCGTGGCCACGGGCACCTGGCCGGATAACGAGTGCTTATACCAGGCGCGATTCAATGCTCTGGTCGAGTACTTCCAGGCGGTGGTGCTGCAGGAGAAGCAGGAGAAACTGGAGTTCATGCGGCGCAAGGCACCCAAGCAGCACAAGTTTCCCAGTCTGACGGATCGCACTGGACTAACCGTCTCACTTATTCGCCGCCAGATCGGCTGGAACGACAAGGCTCCCAAGGCTAAAGCCGTGATAGCGCCGGCAGAGGCCACGGCGGAGGTGGAGGGCCTGCCGGAGAACATTTTTACGGAACCTTTGAATTTGCGGAATGTAACAACCATCACTCAGCGACATAGCCAGCCGGCGGACCAGCCCACGGCCGTTGGGAGTCTTTATCCCCAGCGCAGATCGCTGTGGATCAAGCGGTCGCTCCGTTGCCGCCAGTGTGAGCACAATCTAATCAAACCGGAGTACCATCCCACATCGATAAAGTACCGCATCCAGCACTTCGCCAGCTACCATGTCCCTGAAGTGGTGATGGTGCGCTGCGAGCAGCCACTGGTGGCTGGAAAAAGCAACGCCATTTTGCTGAAGCTCACGAATCCGACTATATACGATATGACAATTCGACTGTTGACTGCATCTCCTCCTGACGATCCGCAGCTGTCAACAGAGGCCACTCGTGTTGCGAAAGAAGAACCCATTTCTTCGTCCCCACTTCTAAAAGCAGTGGGCATCACACTGTCGCGTCAGAACTCAACACGGGAGGTAAAACGAGATGTGATTGATGTATCCAATGCCGAAATAGTTCCGTTGGAGAGCGAGTTCGTTCTGAACCAGCGCGATGACTCCAAAGAGTTCGACGAGGACGTGCAGCTGTCCACTGAGGAGCCCAAGTTTATCGTCTGGCGGAAGGGCAACAAGGTGCTTTTGCGGCTACAGTTTACCCCGGCAGACGAGTTGCCCGGATTAGCAGACGTCATTCTGGGCTTCTATATGCAGTACACATACGTCAACACCGTAAACAATGCGCAAGAGAAGAGGGAGCCCACAACCCATGTGCTCCACTCCAGAGTGTTCATCACGGCGGGAGCAACTGAGCAGAAAGCCAACTGA
- the LOC6608036 gene encoding uncharacterized protein LOC6608036 produces MDLKQLYSWICLLISIIICKVSEAKPTYYDLDSYENYDTDRYDSYGGSSYALTYGKPLTDNRLKKLSPGYYYVDDGYIAPVASSAGYTRREGVSASDSGSLPHNVKFTPIVRVRQTKTKRKKLFVPNFFG; encoded by the exons ATGGATCTTAAG CAATTGTACTCGTGGATCTGCCTGCTGATCAGCATCATCATCTGCAAAGTGTCCGAAGCCAAGCCCACCTACTACGACCTGGATAGCTACGAGAACTACGACACGGATCGCTATGACAGCTATGGCGGCTCCTCGTACGCCCTAACCTACGGGAAACCGCTGACGGACAACCGGCTCAAGAAGCTGAGCCCGGGCTACTACTACGTGGACGACGGGTACATCGCCCCGGTGGCCTCCAGTGCCGGATATACCCGCCGCGAGGGCGTCTCCGCCTCCGACAGTGGCTCCTTGCCCCACAATGTCAAGTTCACTCCCATCGTGCGCGTCCGGCAGACCAAGACCAAGCGCAAGAAGCTCTTCGTGCCCAACTTCTTCGGCTAG
- the LOC6608037 gene encoding 39S ribosomal protein L52, mitochondrial: MLKITRICLASSATITAQRSIALTATRAIDQKWRAAKGLPENPNAFGPLTNLPDYTYLDGRPTPLGANQKRRLLKQQEIASRIVELSGELEFAKQRHQRLKETAESEKQRLIRSKLKPKGYLLLKK; this comes from the exons ATGCTGAAAATAACAAGGATCTGCTTGGCCAGCTCCGCCACAATTACAG CTCAGCGAAGCATTGCTCTTACTGCCACCCGTGCCATTGATCAGAAGTGGCGTGCAGCCAAGGGTTTGCCGGAAAACCCAAATGCCTTTGGCCCGCTCACCAACCTGCCCGACTACACGTACTTAGATGGTAGGCCCACGCCGCTGGGT GCCAACCAGAAGAGGCGTCTGCTCAAGCAGCAAGAGATCGCCTCCAGGATCGTGGAGCTAAGTGGGGAGCTGGAGTTCGCCAAGCAGCGACATCAACGCCTTAAGGAGACTGCCGAGTCCGAGAAACAGCGCCTCATCCGCAGCAAACTGAAGCCCAAGGGTTACTTGCTGCTCAAGAAATAG
- the LOC6608038 gene encoding uncharacterized protein RAB5IF homolog, with protein sequence MATKTNTIERNGHSAKSSTLREICARAITKSEWEDKEEFLDVIYWSRQVFGIFLGVIWGIVPLKGFLGLVLFAGISCGIVYLYAINFQNVDEEAYGGVWELIKEGFMTSFAGFLVTWIIFYTGLHYDAIMAAKGS encoded by the exons ATGGCCACGAAAACAAATACCATCGAGCGCAACGGCCACTCGGCCAAAAGCTCCACACTGCGGGAAATTTGCGCGCGCGCCATCACAAAATCGGAGTGGGAGGACAAG GAGGAGTTCCTGGACGTCATCTACTGGTCGCGCCAGGTGTTCGGCATCTTTCTGGGCGTCATCTGGGGCATTGTTCCGCTGAAGGGCTTTCTGGGCCTCGTACT ATTCGCCGGCATCAGCTGCGGGATCGTCTACCTGTACGCCATCAACTTTCAGAACGTGGACGAAGAAGCCTACGGAGGAGTTtgggagctgatcaaggaggGGTTCATGACGTCGTTCGCCGGATTCCTGGTCACGTGGATCATCTTCTACACGGGCCTGCACTACGACGCCATAATGGCGGCGAAAGGATCTTAA
- the LOC6608039 gene encoding probable U2 small nuclear ribonucleoprotein A', translating to MVKLTPELINQSMQYINPCRERELDLRGYKIPQIENLGATLDQFDTIDLSDNDLRKLDNLPHLPRLKCLLLNNNRILRISEGLEEAVPNLGSIILTGNNLQELSDLEPLAGFTKLEAICLLINPVSTKPNYREYMAYKFPQLRLLDFRKIKQKDRQAAQEFFRTKQGKDVLKEISRKSKMSAAAAIAAEAGNGKVKGSEGGRLANPQDMQRIREAIKRASSLAEVERLSQILQSGQLPDKFQHEKEAVAQNGAGHNGSGAVAMEY from the coding sequence ATGGTGAAACTAACGCCGGAGCTGATAAACCAGTCGATGCAATACATAAACCCATGCCGGGAGCGCGAGCTGGATTTGCGCGGCTACAAGATTCCACAAATCGAGAACCTGGGAGCCACTCTGGACCAGTTTGATACCATCGACCTGTCCGACAACGATCTGCGCAAGCTGGACAACCTGCCGCATCTGCCGCGCCTCAAGTGCCTGCTGCTGAACAACAACCGCATCCTGCGCATCAGTGAAGGGCTGGAGGAGGCAGTGCCCAACCTGGGCTCCATCATTCTCACTGGCAACAACCTGCAGGAGCTGAGCGATTTGGAGCCCCTGGCCGGATTCACCAAGCTGGAAGCCATCTGCCTGCTCATCAACCCGGTATCCACGAAGCCCAACTACCGCGAGTACATGGCCTACAAGTTCCCGCAGCTGCGGCTGCTCGACTTCAGGAAGATCAAGCAGAAGGACCGCCAGGCGGCGCAGGAGTTCTTCCGCACCAAGCAGGGCAAGGACGTGCTAAAGGAGATTAGCCGAAAGTCCAAGATGAGCGCCGCAGCCGCCATAGCTGCAGAGGCGGGGAATGGCAAGGTAAAGGGATCGGAAGGCGGACGACTGGCCAATCCGCAGGACATGCAGCGCATCCGCGAGGCCATCAAGCGGGCCAGCTCGCTGGCAGAGGTGGAGCGTCTATCGCAGATCCTGCAAAGCGGCCAGCTGCCGGATAAGTTTCAGCACGAGAAGGAGGCAGTGGCGCAGAACGGGGCAGGGCACAACGGCTCGGGGGCCGTGGCCATGGAATACTAG